A single genomic interval of Amblyraja radiata isolate CabotCenter1 chromosome 3, sAmbRad1.1.pri, whole genome shotgun sequence harbors:
- the tmem174 gene encoding transmembrane protein 174 codes for MEQCSSNVEDFSVNVFSVTPCQSQAPRVQVSDGDKAGATLLFSGVFLVLVGITFTVMGWIKYYGTSDLEWTQLLGPILLSVGVTFVLIAVCKFRMLTCKTCKQINESAVETEQTPCGQSFVFTGINQPITFHGATVVQYIPPPYASPAQDAVAINTTCLPSLNNTQSTNPPNGATGATPCPPQYYSIYPLDRAAFTGDENCPPYQRLGNETIR; via the coding sequence ATGGAGCAGTGCAGCAGCAATGTGGAGGATTTCTCTGTGAATGTGTTTTCTGTGACTCCCTGCCAGTCTCAGGCTCCAAGAGTCCAGGTGTCAGATGGGGACAAAGCCGGGGCCACACTGCTATTTTCCGGTGTCTTTTTGGTTCTGGTCGGCATAACCTTCACCGTGATGGGCTGGATTAAATATTATGGAACCAGTGACTTGGAATGGACGCAGCTGCTGGGGCCAATTCTACTTTCGGTGGGAGTTACGTTTGTTCTCATTGCTGTCTGCAAGTTCCGAATGCTAACTTGCAAAACCTGCAAACAAATCAATGAGAGTGCTGTGGAGACTGAGCAAACTCCTTGTGGTCAGTCATTTGTCTTTACTGGGATTAATCAACCTATAACTTTCCACGGAGCTACAGTTGTCCAGTATATTCCACCCCCATATGCATCTCCTGCGCAGGATGCTGTTGCTATCAACACAACCTGCTTGCCTTCGTTGAACAACACACAGAGCACTAATCCACCAAATGGTGCTACCGGAGCAACCCCTTGCCCTCCTCAGTACTACAGCATCTACCCCCTGGACAGAGCAGCTTTTACAGGAGATGAGAATTGCCCACCCTACCAAAGGTTAGGCAATGAAACAATCAGGTAA